In a genomic window of Scomber japonicus isolate fScoJap1 chromosome 17, fScoJap1.pri, whole genome shotgun sequence:
- the LOC128377258 gene encoding F-box only protein 30-like: MEDEHAHCMSCVNQRCMAKPQPGISCDMMTCSLVCGAVFHSCKADEHYLLCPLLRVPCLNSGYGCPVTMVRNQMYAHLEVCPAGVVCCTMEWNRWPVSCLDYTSYESLSRGVEEVEQLDMALALQDQRTLLESLKVISMAPTAEKEPLVPVSKSNMDTDSALLASVPEASSIELPTQSSSPCPPPLTQPGSAKERIVSGINGLNEEHFTKLYEATLVTARSLAAALDIVSSASSSDSNIQHVNREAAELESRLMSKSNAGLQNGLEDKTPVAADGFNTRETDEQSVCSSCLSGNGAQKGTDEKTPNTTNGPLSAATEACVETACVETACSVDVQDDINAGASEEPVTPPVSSPVHISQGVAQRASHVVLDDRGLVLLENHGPQRKFHNYQFYRGQGQCSLPNGRIGFIPDRSLFRLRPKMEDKAVDTSDLEQVDDPMGLGEIDLITAALLFCLEESRECRRISDTIYVDGYRVDFGTQTFTFPAAILVTNTRVGDMASASACDHAAPQLTYPSPFRTLRLGLVLEALEVEAVPHNRYLPPNPRYQHMFPFVCGQSFRRDQFSSHFTNVHGDIHAGLNGWMEHRCPLAYYGCTFSQRRFYPSSKGAKVVHDRNLRSFGVQPCPRASLPSNTQSDQLSGLPIEILWHIAGFLDSFSLCQLSLVSRTMREVCASLLQTRGIVELQWERRQCHGAHGTVSWQVKNRVWRFSTAFSPVLSWGFTDLPSMSDHLKRCHYNTVEHKTEPVPLPAMCTARDGYSLRRVLRHVNT; the protein is encoded by the exons ATGGAGGATGAACATGCTCACTGTATGTCCTGTGTTAACCAGAGATGCATGGCCAAACCTCAACCAGGCATTTCTTGTGATATGATGACCTGTTCTCTGGTGTGTGGTGCTGTATTTCACTCCTGCAAAGCTGATGAGCACTACCTCCTGTGCCCACTGTTGAGAGTCCCCTGCCTTAACAGTGGCTATGGCTGTCCTGTCACCATGGTGCGCAACCAAATGTATGCACACCTCGAGGTGTGTCCTGCTGGGGTGGTGTGCTGCACTATGGAGTGGAACAGATGGCCTGTTAGCTGCCTGGACTATACTTCCTATGAGAGCCTGAGTCGtggggtggaggaggtggagcaaCTGGACATGGCACTTGCCCTTCAGGACCAGCGCACATTGCTCGAGTCCCTCAAGGTGATATCTATGGCACCCACTGCAGAGAAAGAGCCACTTGTCCCTGTAAGTAAGAGTAACATGGACACAGACTCAGCTTTGCTTGCATCTGTCCCTGAGGCCTCCTCCATTGAGTTACCTACGCAGTCATCATCCCCATGTCCACCACCATTAACTCAACCAGGCTCAGCAAAGGAGAGAATTGTCAGTGGAATTAATGGGCTGAACGAGGAGCATTTCACTAAACTCTATGAGGCTACACTCGTGACTGCTAGAAGCTTAGCTGCTGCTTTGGACATTGTTAGCAGTGCCAGCTCCTCTGACAGCAACATacagcatgtaaacagagaGGCTGCTGAGCTGGAGAGTAGATTGATGAGCAAGAGCAACGCAGGCCTTCAGAATGGACTGGAAGACAAAACACCTGTAGCTGCTGATGGTTTTAATACAAGAGAGACAGATGAGCAGAGTGTTTGCTCCAGCTGCTTGAGTGGAAATGGGGCTCAGAAAGGAACAGATGAAAAAACTCCAAACACAACAAACGGTCCACTGTCAGCAGCCACAGAGGCCTGTGTGGAGACGGCCTGTGTGGAGACAGCCTGTTCAGTTGATGTGCAAGATGATATTAATGCTGGTGCTTCTGAGGAGCCAGTGACCCCTCCAGTGTCATCTCCAGTGCATATCAGCCAAGGTGTGGCACAGAGAGCTAGTCATGTGGTTCTAGACGACAGGGGGCTAGTGCTCCTAGAGAACCATGGGCCTCAGCGGAAGTTCCACAACTACCAGTTTTATAGGGGTCAGGGTCAGTGTTCACTACCTAATGGACGAATAGGATTCATCCCAGACAGGTCACTGTTTCGCTTGCGACCCAAAATGGAGGACAAGGCAGTGGATACCTCAGACCTGGAGCAGGTTGATGATCCCATGGGTCTGGGAGAGATTGATCTGATCACAGCAGCCCTGCTGTTCTGTCTAGAGGAGTCCAGAGAGTGTAGAAGGATCTCTGATACAATCTATGTTGATGGCTACCGTGTTGACTTTGGTACACAGACTTTCACTTTCCCTGCAGCCATCTTGGTAACCAACACAAGAGTGGGTGACATGGCCTCTGCATCTGCCTGTGACCATGCTGCCCCCCAGCTCACCTACCCCAGCCCTTTCCGCACTCTTCGCCTTGGCCTTGTCTTGGAAGCTCTGGAGGTTGAGGCAGTCCCACATAACCGCTACCTTCCTCCGAACCCCCGCTACCAGCACATGTTTCCCTTTGTCTGTGGCCAGTCGTTCCGCAGGGATcagttttcttctcatttcacCAATGTCCATGGTGACATTCATGCTGGTCTCAATGGTTGGATGGAGCACCGCTGCCCCCTGGCATATTACGGCTGTACTTTTTCCCAGAGGAGGTTTTATCCCTCCTCCAAGGGGGCCAAGGTGGTTCATGACAGGAACCTCAGGTCTTTTGGGGTTCAGCCTTGCCCAAGGGCAAGTCTTCCAAGTAACACCCAATCTGACCAATTGAGTGGGCTGCCCATTGAAATACTGTGGCACATAGCTGGGTTCTTAGACAGTTTTAGCCTGTGTCAGCTGTCATTGGTGTCACGGACTATGAGGGAGGTGTGTGCCAGTCTCCTCCAGACCCGAGGCATAGTGGAGCTGCAGTGGGAGCGAAGGCAATGCCATGGTGCTCATGGCACTGTGTCATGGCAGGTCAAAAACAGA GTGTGGAGATTCAGCACTGCCTTCAGCCCAGTGTTGTCATGGGGTTTCACTGATCTCCCCAGCATGTCGGACCATCTTAAGAGGTGCCACTACAACACAGTGGAGCACAAGACGGAGCCCGTTCCCCTTCCTGCCATGTGTACTGCACGAGACGGATACTCACTGCGTCGCGTCTTGCGTCACGTTAACACCTGA